A single genomic interval of Antechinus flavipes isolate AdamAnt ecotype Samford, QLD, Australia chromosome 1, AdamAnt_v2, whole genome shotgun sequence harbors:
- the WIZ gene encoding protein Wiz isoform X7, with the protein MAASTAQCRVTKADGRAAAAAGPRGGARERAPAGGPPPSLSPSPSPSPPPTPPPTLLPPPPPTLLPPPPRDGPEPGLGAGAGAGSGPGPGSGPGTAPVLASEEEEMVAVELASPPLPKKSLPPGQLDQTTSRLGNKMSPEIPHGSKQEPPDLKAQNLTTCEVCGACFETRKGLSSHARSHLRQLGVAESESSGAPIDLLYELMKQKGKPDSSPLPLPLAKKSGSPKEATASPRPGLLTLSKAVDRSPDTPINKAIKSPPGFSSKGLSHPPGSPLLKKVPPALSGSPPPKNPEDKSPKLPLSPLSGSPKAQWPQPEDEGPLNLTLDSDSGRELDCQLCGAWFETRKGLSSHARAHLRHLGVSDPDAKGSPIDVLHELIKSDGFQTRLPAEREVLAEPGRSGFSALRPSATALSLLSPPPAKKPKPRASGEASLRGKQDLSASIFWASDVELSPLNLSSGPEPVRDIRCEFCGEFFENRKGLSSHARSHLRQMGVTEWYVNGSPIDTLREILKRRTQPRAGGPPNPTLPGPKGLAKAMGGGPGGSLEARSASELHVPPPAKKLQPSSSPLGHSPTTSPPPTARKMFPGLPPPSLQKKLKPDQMRMEIKREMLAGSLHSEGHPSDGPWSSREDMAPLNLSSRAEPVRDIRCEFCGEFFENRKGLSSHARSHLRQMGVTEWSVNGSPIDTLREILKKKAKPCLIKKEPATGELPSPLGEDGPKSPGKVLQALSLTPLPGRPGKPGPGSANIPREMTLSPLAAKPSAGFLTPLTAKRPLSDDRLLAGEMKPKTYIQTELPFKTKTIHDKSSHTSSEACCELCGLYFENRKALASHARAHLRQFGVTEWCVNGSPIETLSEWIKHRPQKVGAYRSYIQGGRPFTKKFRNSGHGRDGDKRVPLTLAPNSLTLMNKHLGSEFGPGEASRTGDGGERHLASSPLALVKAEEHQRQNINKFERRQARPLDTTPSRGEEASDFQQKLEEVRQPPPRVRPVPSLVPRPPQTSLVKFVGNIYTLKCRFCEVEFQGPLSIQEEWVRHLQRHILEMNFSKAEPRPVEPEAPEAQTVAEAQ; encoded by the exons ATGGCCGCCTCCACCGCCCAGTGCCGAGTGACAAAAGCGGACGggagggcggcggcggcggcgggacCGCGCGGGGGGGCCCGGGAGCGCGCGCCCGCGGGGGGGCCGCCCCCGTCCCTGTCCCCGTCCCCGTCCCCTTCCCCGCCGCCAACGCCGCCGCCGACGCTGCTCCCGCCACCGCCGCCGacgctgctgccgccgccgccgagAGACGGGCCCGAGCCGGGGCTGGGAGCTGGAGCTGGAGCAGGATCGGGCCCGGGCCCGGGCTCGGGCCCGGGGACCGCGCCGG tTCTGGCCtctgaggaagaagagatggtGGCTGTGGAGCTGGCCTCACCCCCACTCCCAAAGAAGAGCCTTCCCCCAGGGCAGCTAGATCAGACCACCAGCAGGTTGGGTAACAAGATGTCTCCAGAGATCCCCCATGGGAGCAAACAAGAACCCCCAGATCTCAAAG CTCAGAATCTGACAACATGTGAGGTGTGTGGTGCTTGTTTTGAGACCCGAAAAGGCCTTTCCAGCCATGCGCGCTCCCACCTGCGTCAGCTAGGGGTGGCTGAGTCTGAAAGTAGCGGAGCCCCCATCGACCTGCTGTACGAGCTGatgaaacagaaaggaaaacCTGACAGCAGCCCCCTGCCCCTACCCCTGGCCAAGAAATCGGGCTCCCCAAAAGAGGCAACTGCCTCTCCCCGCCCAGGCCTGTTGACCCTCAGCAAGGCAGTTGACAGATCCCCTGATACCCCCATCAACAAGGCCATCAAGTCACCCCCTGGCTTCTCATCCAAGGGCCTTTCCCACCCACCAGGCTCCCCTCTCCTCAAGAAGGTGCCGCCTGCTTTGTCGGGGTCCCCCCCACCCAAGAACCCTGAGGACAAGAGCCCCAAGCTGCCCCTGAGCCCCCTGTCAGGCTCCCCGAAGGCGCAGTGGCCCCAGCCAGAGGATGAGGGGCCCCTGAACCTCA CTTTAGATAGTGATTCGGGCAGAGAGCTTGATTGCCAGTTGTGCGGGGCCTGGTTTGAGACCAGAAAGGGCCTGTCCAGTCACGCCAGAGCCCACCTGCGCCACCTGGGGGTGAGCGACCCGGATGCCAAGGGATCCCCCATAGACGTGCTTCACGAGCTCATCAAGAGCGACGGCTTCCAGACCCGCCTCCCAGCAGAGCGGGAGGTGCTGGCAGAGCCTGGGCGGTCTGGCTTTTCGGCCCTCCGGCCCTCGGCCACGGCTCTCTCACTGCTCTCCCCCCCGCCCGCCAAGAAGCCCAAACCGAGGGCGTCGGGTGAGGCCAGCCTTCGGGGGAAGCAGGATCTCTCTGCCAGCATATTCTGGGCCTCAGACGTGGAGCTGTCTCCTCTCAATCTCT CATCAGGCCCAGAGCCAGTCAGGGACATCCGTTGTGAGTTTTGTGGTGAGTTCTTTGAGAATCGAAAAGGCCTGTCAAGCCACGCACGCTCCCATCTGCGGCAGATGGGAGTAACAGAGTGGTATGTCAATGGCTCGCCCATTGACACCCTGAGAGAAATCCTGAAGCGCCGGACCCAGCCTCGGGCTGGAGGACCTCCCAACCCAACCTTGCCAGGCCCAAAGGGACTGGCCAAGGCAATGGGTGGGGGCCCTGGTGGCTCCCTGGAGGCCCGAAGTGCTTCGGAGCTGCATGTACCACCCCCTGCCAAGAAGCTGCAGCCATCTAGCAGCCCCCTGGGTCACTCACCAACCACCTCTCCACCTCCAACTGCTCGGAAGATGTTCCCTGGTCTgccacctccctccctccagaagaaattaaagcctgaCCAAATGCGGATGGAGATCAAACGGGAGATGTTGGCTGGAAGTCTGCACAGTGAAGGACACCCCTCTGATGGACCGTGGTCATCACGTGAAGACATGGCACCCCTGAATCTAT CTTCCCGGGCTGAACCAGTCCGGGACATCCGCTGTGAATTCTGTGGTGAATTCTTTGAGAACCGAAAGGGCCTGTCAAGCCATGCACGCTCTCACCTGCGGCAGATGGGGGTGACTGAGTGGTCAGTTAATGGTTCACCCATTGACACTCTTCGAGAGATCCTGAAGAAAAAGGCCAAACCATGTCTCATTAAGAAGGAACCTGCCACAGGCGAACTGCCCTCACCCTTGGGTGAGGATGGGCCCAAATCCCCTGGGAAGGTGCTTCAGGCCTTGTCTTTGACCCCATTGCCTGGTCGTCCTGGCAAACCTGGGCCTGGCTCTGCCAACATACCCCGGGAGATGACTCTCTCGCCTCTTGCTGCCAAGCCGTCTGCTGGTTTCCTCACCCCCTTGACGGCAAAGCGGCCGCTGTCTGATGACCGACTTCTCGCTGGGGAAATGAAACCTAAGACCTATATACAGACAGAGCTGCCCTTCAAGACTAAGACCATTCATGACAAAAGCTCACACACTT CCAGTGAAGCCTGTTGTGAGCTATGTGGTCTCTATTTTGAGAATCGTAAGGCACTGGCGAGCCACGCTCGGGCTCACCTTCGGCAATTTGGGGTGACAGAATGGTGTGTGAATGGCTCCCCAATTGAGACCTTGAGTGAGTGGATCAAGCACAGACCCCAGAAGGTGGGGGCCTACCGCAGCTATATTCAAGGTGGCCGGCCCTTCACCAAGAAGTTCCGTAATTCAGGCCACGGACGAGATGGGGACAAACGAGTGCCCCTCACCTTGGCTCCCAATAGCCTCACTCTGATGAATAAGCATCTGGGGAGTGAATTTGGGCCTGGGGAAGCTAGCCGGACTGGAGATGGTGGTGAACGACACCTGGCATCCTCACCTCTGGCATTGGTGAAGGCAGAGGAACACCAGCGTCAGAATATCAATA AATTTGAGCGCAGACAAGCCCGACCTCTGGATACAACCCCTTCTCGGGGTGAGGAGGCCAGTGACTTTCAGCAGAAACTGGAAGAAGTGCGACAGCCACCTCCCAGAGTAAGGCCTGTCCCCTCACTGGTCCCCCGCCCTCCCCAGACGTCATTGGTGAAATTTGTGGGCAACATCTACACTCTAAAATGCAG GTTCTGCGAAGTGGAATTCCAGGGTCCCCTCTCCATCCAGGAGGAGTGGGTTCGGCATCTCCAGAGGCACATCCTGGAAATGAACTTCTCCAAAGCGGAGCCCCGGCCTGTGGAGCCTGAGGCCCCAGAGGCACAGACAGTGGCAGAGGCCCAGTAA
- the WIZ gene encoding protein Wiz isoform X8: MAASTAQCRVTKADGRAAAAAGPRGGARERAPAGGPPPSLSPSPSPSPPPTPPPTLLPPPPPTLLPPPPRDGPEPGLGAGAGAGSGPGPGSGPGTAPVLASEEEEMVAVELASPPLPKKSLPPGQLDQTTSRLGNKMSPEIPHGSKQEPPDLKAQNLTTCEVCGACFETRKGLSSHARSHLRQLGVAESESSGAPIDLLYELMKQKGKPDSSPLPLPLAKKSGSPKEATASPRPGLLTLSKAVDRSPDTPINKAIKSPPGFSSKGLSHPPGSPLLKKVPPALSGSPPPKNPEDKSPKLPLSPLSGSPKAQWPQPEDEGPLNLTSGPEPVRDIRCEFCGEFFENRKGLSSHARSHLRQMGVTEWYVNGSPIDTLREILKRRTQPRAGGPPNPTLPGPKGLAKAMGGGPGGSLEARSASELHVPPPAKKLQPSSSPLGHSPTTSPPPTARKMFPGLPPPSLQKKLKPDQMRMEIKREMLAGSLHSEGHPSDGPWSSREDMAPLNLSSRAEPVRDIRCEFCGEFFENRKGLSSHARSHLRQMGVTEWSVNGSPIDTLREILKKKAKPCLIKKEPATGELPSPLGEDGPKSPGKVLQALSLTPLPGRPGKPGPGSANIPREMTLSPLAAKPSAGFLTPLTAKRPLSDDRLLAGEMKPKTYIQTELPFKTKTIHDKSSHTSSEACCELCGLYFENRKALASHARAHLRQFGVTEWCVNGSPIETLSEWIKHRPQKVGAYRSYIQGGRPFTKKFRNSGHGRDGDKRVPLTLAPNSLTLMNKHLGSEFGPGEASRTGDGGERHLASSPLALVKAEEHQRQNINKFERRQARPLDTTPSRGEEASDFQQKLEEVRQPPPRVRPVPSLVPRPPQTSLVKFVGNIYTLKCRFCEVEFQGPLSIQEEWVRHLQRHILEMNFSKAEPRPVEPEAPEAQTVAEAQ; this comes from the exons ATGGCCGCCTCCACCGCCCAGTGCCGAGTGACAAAAGCGGACGggagggcggcggcggcggcgggacCGCGCGGGGGGGCCCGGGAGCGCGCGCCCGCGGGGGGGCCGCCCCCGTCCCTGTCCCCGTCCCCGTCCCCTTCCCCGCCGCCAACGCCGCCGCCGACGCTGCTCCCGCCACCGCCGCCGacgctgctgccgccgccgccgagAGACGGGCCCGAGCCGGGGCTGGGAGCTGGAGCTGGAGCAGGATCGGGCCCGGGCCCGGGCTCGGGCCCGGGGACCGCGCCGG tTCTGGCCtctgaggaagaagagatggtGGCTGTGGAGCTGGCCTCACCCCCACTCCCAAAGAAGAGCCTTCCCCCAGGGCAGCTAGATCAGACCACCAGCAGGTTGGGTAACAAGATGTCTCCAGAGATCCCCCATGGGAGCAAACAAGAACCCCCAGATCTCAAAG CTCAGAATCTGACAACATGTGAGGTGTGTGGTGCTTGTTTTGAGACCCGAAAAGGCCTTTCCAGCCATGCGCGCTCCCACCTGCGTCAGCTAGGGGTGGCTGAGTCTGAAAGTAGCGGAGCCCCCATCGACCTGCTGTACGAGCTGatgaaacagaaaggaaaacCTGACAGCAGCCCCCTGCCCCTACCCCTGGCCAAGAAATCGGGCTCCCCAAAAGAGGCAACTGCCTCTCCCCGCCCAGGCCTGTTGACCCTCAGCAAGGCAGTTGACAGATCCCCTGATACCCCCATCAACAAGGCCATCAAGTCACCCCCTGGCTTCTCATCCAAGGGCCTTTCCCACCCACCAGGCTCCCCTCTCCTCAAGAAGGTGCCGCCTGCTTTGTCGGGGTCCCCCCCACCCAAGAACCCTGAGGACAAGAGCCCCAAGCTGCCCCTGAGCCCCCTGTCAGGCTCCCCGAAGGCGCAGTGGCCCCAGCCAGAGGATGAGGGGCCCCTGAACCTCA CATCAGGCCCAGAGCCAGTCAGGGACATCCGTTGTGAGTTTTGTGGTGAGTTCTTTGAGAATCGAAAAGGCCTGTCAAGCCACGCACGCTCCCATCTGCGGCAGATGGGAGTAACAGAGTGGTATGTCAATGGCTCGCCCATTGACACCCTGAGAGAAATCCTGAAGCGCCGGACCCAGCCTCGGGCTGGAGGACCTCCCAACCCAACCTTGCCAGGCCCAAAGGGACTGGCCAAGGCAATGGGTGGGGGCCCTGGTGGCTCCCTGGAGGCCCGAAGTGCTTCGGAGCTGCATGTACCACCCCCTGCCAAGAAGCTGCAGCCATCTAGCAGCCCCCTGGGTCACTCACCAACCACCTCTCCACCTCCAACTGCTCGGAAGATGTTCCCTGGTCTgccacctccctccctccagaagaaattaaagcctgaCCAAATGCGGATGGAGATCAAACGGGAGATGTTGGCTGGAAGTCTGCACAGTGAAGGACACCCCTCTGATGGACCGTGGTCATCACGTGAAGACATGGCACCCCTGAATCTAT CTTCCCGGGCTGAACCAGTCCGGGACATCCGCTGTGAATTCTGTGGTGAATTCTTTGAGAACCGAAAGGGCCTGTCAAGCCATGCACGCTCTCACCTGCGGCAGATGGGGGTGACTGAGTGGTCAGTTAATGGTTCACCCATTGACACTCTTCGAGAGATCCTGAAGAAAAAGGCCAAACCATGTCTCATTAAGAAGGAACCTGCCACAGGCGAACTGCCCTCACCCTTGGGTGAGGATGGGCCCAAATCCCCTGGGAAGGTGCTTCAGGCCTTGTCTTTGACCCCATTGCCTGGTCGTCCTGGCAAACCTGGGCCTGGCTCTGCCAACATACCCCGGGAGATGACTCTCTCGCCTCTTGCTGCCAAGCCGTCTGCTGGTTTCCTCACCCCCTTGACGGCAAAGCGGCCGCTGTCTGATGACCGACTTCTCGCTGGGGAAATGAAACCTAAGACCTATATACAGACAGAGCTGCCCTTCAAGACTAAGACCATTCATGACAAAAGCTCACACACTT CCAGTGAAGCCTGTTGTGAGCTATGTGGTCTCTATTTTGAGAATCGTAAGGCACTGGCGAGCCACGCTCGGGCTCACCTTCGGCAATTTGGGGTGACAGAATGGTGTGTGAATGGCTCCCCAATTGAGACCTTGAGTGAGTGGATCAAGCACAGACCCCAGAAGGTGGGGGCCTACCGCAGCTATATTCAAGGTGGCCGGCCCTTCACCAAGAAGTTCCGTAATTCAGGCCACGGACGAGATGGGGACAAACGAGTGCCCCTCACCTTGGCTCCCAATAGCCTCACTCTGATGAATAAGCATCTGGGGAGTGAATTTGGGCCTGGGGAAGCTAGCCGGACTGGAGATGGTGGTGAACGACACCTGGCATCCTCACCTCTGGCATTGGTGAAGGCAGAGGAACACCAGCGTCAGAATATCAATA AATTTGAGCGCAGACAAGCCCGACCTCTGGATACAACCCCTTCTCGGGGTGAGGAGGCCAGTGACTTTCAGCAGAAACTGGAAGAAGTGCGACAGCCACCTCCCAGAGTAAGGCCTGTCCCCTCACTGGTCCCCCGCCCTCCCCAGACGTCATTGGTGAAATTTGTGGGCAACATCTACACTCTAAAATGCAG GTTCTGCGAAGTGGAATTCCAGGGTCCCCTCTCCATCCAGGAGGAGTGGGTTCGGCATCTCCAGAGGCACATCCTGGAAATGAACTTCTCCAAAGCGGAGCCCCGGCCTGTGGAGCCTGAGGCCCCAGAGGCACAGACAGTGGCAGAGGCCCAGTAA